In one window of Miscanthus floridulus cultivar M001 chromosome 12, ASM1932011v1, whole genome shotgun sequence DNA:
- the LOC136497077 gene encoding probable ascorbate-specific transmembrane electron transporter 2, with protein MGLGVKATPFTYAAHALAAMAAVLVLVWCVHFRGGLALEAQNKNLIFNVHPVLMLIGYIILGSEAIMIYKVFPKLNHDTAKLTHLIVHAIATVLGAFGIYCAFKYHNDSGIANLYSLHSWLGIGTISLYAIQWVFGFVTFFFPGAAPSVRRSALPWHALLGLFVYVLALATAELGFLEKLTFLESGGLDKYGAEAFLVNFTALVVVLFGASVVVAAVKPAHVEEPRGYAPIPVS; from the exons ATGGGGCTAGGCGTGAAGGCGACGCCGTTCACGTACGCGGCGCACGCGCTGGCCGCTATGGCGGCCGTGCTGGTGCTGGTGTGGTGCGTCCACTTCCGCGGCGGCCTCGCGCTCGAGGCGCAGAACAAGAACCTCATCTTCAAC GTTCACCCTGTTCTTATGCTGATTGGCTACATTATCCTCGGCAGTGAAG CCATTATGATCTACAAGGTGTTTCCAAAACTGAACCACGACACAGCCAAGCTGACGCATCTCATCGTCCACGCCATTGCGACTGTACTCGGCGCCTTCGGCATCTACTGCGCGTTCAAGTACCACAACGACAGCGGCATCGCCAACCTCTACAGCCTGCACTCCTGGCTCGGGATCGGCACCATCTCTCTGTACGCCATTCAG TGGGTGTTTGGGTTCGtgaccttcttcttccccggcgcggcGCCGAGCGTGAGGCGCAGCGCGCTGCCATGGCACGCGCTGCTCGGGCTCTTCGTCTACGTCCTGGCGCTGGCGACCGCGGAGCTCGGGTTCCTGGAGAAGCTCACCTTCCTGGAGAGCGGGGGGCTCGACAAGTACGGCGCCGAGGCGTTCCTGGTCAACTTCACGGCGCTCGTCGTCGTGCTGTTCGGCGCCTCCGTTGTCGTCGCCGCAGTCAAGCCGGCGCACGTCGAGGAACCGCGGGGCTACGCCCCAATTC